CAACTCGTCGAGAATCGTATAGGTAGCGCCATCCAGGCCGAAAAGAACCGTTTTCATAACTACCGATCGTTGTTCACCAGTGCGGATTTGCCGGGAGCCTGCTCGAACGGCGTGCGGGGCCTCAGACCTCGCGCGGGAGCAGACACAATGCGATGACGCGATTCTCGCGGATGCGACGGTGGGCCGCTAGACGGACCGGTCGGTTCGGTGTGGAAACGAATTCGGGAAACGCCTCGGCCATGGGGCCGTGCAGATCCATCCACAACGTGCCACGCGGCGCGTCGATTTGCTGAATGGCGACTGTGCGTGGACCGCCGATCACTCCGCGCCCCAAGGCCTTGCCGAACGATTCTTTGGCCGCCCAGCCCGAGAGGTACCACAAGTCGGGCGACTCGCCGGTGGCAGCCGCCGCGGCGTCGAGCAGGGCGCGCTCTGCCGTGGTAAACGTGTCTTCGACCAGTTCCGGCGGCATGGGTTTGGCCAATTCCATGTCGATGCCGGCTCCGCGGAAGCTGCCGGCGCCGGCGGCCACGGCGACCGCCTCGAGCCCCTTGTGCGAGATGCTCACGTGCGGCGCATCGCCGTGCGAAAGGCGTACGAGCGGCCGGCCGAATTCGTCAGGCAGAATGCCCACGTCCGCCAGGTAGAGGGGAGTCCGGGCTCGCAGTCGGACGGCATCCTTGGCGGCGATGCGGCCCATCAGCCACGAAGCCGTCTCGCGCGGCGGCGTCTTCAATTCGCGAAAGATGCGCCGCTCTTCTCGCCCCAGGATGATGCGCCCCAAGACCTGCGACCAGAGCCGTTCCATGAGCACGGGATTTTGGATGCGGGCGACTTCAGCCACGACGCAATCTTCGATGCCCGGCACGCCGGCAAAGAGATCTGAGATGGCGCGGCTGCACGTGACTTCAGTGGGCGACTTCGATTGGTGATGGATCGGCGTGGGGAAATCGACCACCTGGCAGCGACGTCCCATGATGCGCAGCACGACTTCGTCGCGAGCGGTTTTCACTTCGAGATCGGTGAGCAGATGCTGGCCTTCGCGGCGAGCGGTGGCCACGCAGGTCAGCGGCTCGTCGGGCGGAAGCTCGGTGAATTCGAGACGCTCGAAGCTGTTGGGATAGACCATGTGAACTTCGGAGTCGTCGGGGTGCCAACGGCCGTAGATCATGCCGGGGACCTGGGTCGCCACGTCGATCAGGGCCATTGGCACGCACAGGGCCGGCGGATCGGCCGAGGCGAACAACCGCGTGGCGTCGGGTTCGTGGACCGTGGCCCGGACGGCGTCCGCATCGCAGCATTCGAGCCTGGCGACCCCGTGAAAGGCAGGTCCGTGGAAGAGAATCCAGCCGTAGATGTCGTCGGCCCAGTCGACAGAAGTCCGAGCGCGATCGGCCACTTGAGGTGTACCGAGCGACGCCGATGTCGGCGCTAGCTCGACGGTCCCTTCCGCAATCGCGGCGGCCATTCCTTCGACGTCGGCCTCGTAAAGCGCGACGCGGACGGTGAATTCGTCCGTACGGTTGGCCTCGATGCGCAAGCGGCGGGTGTCGCTCTCGAACGTGACCCAGCGCAACGTGCGGACGTCGGACATGGCCACGACCTGGTAGGCCGGCACGAGCCGCGCCGCCGCTTCAGCCAACAACTCGAGCATGCCGGCCATCGGCAGCACGGGCAGGGCGATCAGATCGGGTTCGTCGGCCGAAAGCCTGCGTCCCAAGAAGGTGTGATCTTGCAGGAAGCGATGTTTCTCGACGTCCAACTCGCAGTCGGCCACCAGTCGTTGGCCCGGCTCGTGGACGAGCACCGCCTCGACAAAGGGGAAAGGAGACACGGCAAGCGCGACCTCGGCCGATAGCTCGGGCGACTCGACCTGCTCGGCCGTCGAAGAAGGGGCCGCGGGCGTCGTAGACACCGCCACAGCCGAGGTAGCAAGGGGGGCGCCGGCTGGGCGCGGGGCAGCGGACTTTGTGCCACGGGCCGAGAGTTCTACTACGCCCGAGGCCACTTCGCGCAGCGTGCGCGCGGCGGTCAGGCGCTCCATCACGGCTTCGGGGGGATCGGCGCTCTTGGGGAGCGCCTCGCGCCGGATCGCGCCGATCACTTCGACACGTTTGATGGAATCGATGCCCAGGTCGGCCTCCATGTTGGCATCGAGATCGAGCATCTCGGCCGGGTAGCCCGTACGTTCGCTGACGATACGTACCAAGCGGTCGAGAATCGAGGCCTGATCGACGAGAGGCGACTCGGTCGAGGCCGTTCCAGACGCCGCTTGTGGAATGGAGACGCGTGGCGCCGAGGCGCCGTTGCCATTCGTCGCTAGAGCCTTGGCCACTACCGGCGCGGCGGGGGCAGGTGAAGTCGGAGCGATTGCCGGCACAATCGGCGACGCACTGGTGACAGGCCGGTCTGCGTGGATGCCGTTTTCGCTGCTGGGGGGGGGCGGCACGGGCGTCATCGGCAGGCTGGGCTGCATGTGGGGAGTGGTAATGGCAGCGGGCGTTTGAGTCGCCGCGGCCGTCATCACTTTCTGCTGCAATGCCAGGAATTGCCGCATCGTCTGCTGGTAGTCGGCGTAGGCGCGCAACCGCGCGTCCATCGCCGTTGCAGCGACGGGATTATGCGGCGTTGGCCCGGCAGAGGTGAGTTGGGCAGAGCGCGACGGCGTTGCGGTAGCCGATACCGCCACCGGAGGAACGCCCGGACTGATGGTAGGCATCGCCGGCGCCGCCGGCGGAGTTTCCAGAGGCTTGCTTGTCATCGGTGGGAGCGGGACCGCGGGTGAATGCTCGCGCCAGGCTTCGATCGTCTCGCAATCGAGCGTAAGGGTGGGCAAGTCGAGACGCAGCGGCGGATCTTCCGGCGGCGCCTGCACGGGCTGGCCCAGCAGATCGACGATCCGCGGGGCGCGTCGGCGGTAAAGCGCTTCGACGTCGAGTCCCGCGCCGTGCGCCACGAGCATGCCGACGGCGCGGCAAAGCT
This genomic stretch from Pirellulales bacterium harbors:
- a CDS encoding polyketide synthase dehydratase domain-containing protein, translated to MSSPPAARSPVRTPEDIAIVGMACFLPGADSAGRFWQNIVDRVDAVGDPPADWQPDLFLNPADPTRSYTGRGGYLRDLCRFNPARYGIMPSSIEGSEPDHFLAFRAAVEALADAGYPQIPLVAERTGVILGRGIFINRGLVTMIAQGYMIDQVLEVLRQLEPHRSEEDLLRLRDSLKAHMPPFNAETVPGLTHNVLAARIANRLNLQGPTYTVDAACASALLAVDQSIRELRAGRCDAVLAGGVQVSTPGLVHKAFSYLGALSRKGTPAPFSADADGTLLGQGCGVIVLKRRSDAERDGNRIYALLKSVGVSSDGKALGLLAPRQEGQELSIRRAYEQSGCDIASVGLIEAHATGIPLGDATEIRSLSACFGTRQGPKPNIAVGSVKSMISHLIPASGAASLIKTALALYHRVLPPMLHAERPNPELDIDSTPFYLNTEPRPWIHGDRETPRRAAIDAFGFGGINAHALLEEHPAADEATLTRLERRWPAELVVISAADRAELASRVEQIAIWLDQSSGIELLDVAASAACLSGPAKLTLVARDLDDLRKKLAAASRYLAEPDRTKIQDRSGIFWQAEPLAATGRVAFVFPGEGAQYTGMLADLCRHFPEVRREFDLTDAAFARSTFGQPLSRLIFPLPSERESAENDLLALGGAVTSVTLASRGLLALLKTLNLRADSIIGHSSGEFGALLAAGAIAPASDDELIQVLADGANNAVALARSGRVPPAVLTAVGGADPQAVAQVLASSNGKLRVAMDNCPSQVILSGDESATEAALEQLRGKGGLCERLPWGRAYHTADFAPAVSIIEEYFDSVPLAEPTVEMWSCSSAGVYPREVPAVRNLAIEQWSTSVRFRETIEAMHAAGIRIFVEVGPRGNLTNFITDTLRGKPHAAVPLDVQRTDGITQLCRAVGMLVAHGAGLDVEALYRRRAPRIVDLLGQPVQAPPEDPPLRLDLPTLTLDCETIEAWREHSPAVPLPPMTSKPLETPPAAPAMPTISPGVPPVAVSATATPSRSAQLTSAGPTPHNPVAATAMDARLRAYADYQQTMRQFLALQQKVMTAAATQTPAAITTPHMQPSLPMTPVPPPPSSENGIHADRPVTSASPIVPAIAPTSPAPAAPVVAKALATNGNGASAPRVSIPQAASGTASTESPLVDQASILDRLVRIVSERTGYPAEMLDLDANMEADLGIDSIKRVEVIGAIRREALPKSADPPEAVMERLTAARTLREVASGVVELSARGTKSAAPRPAGAPLATSAVAVSTTPAAPSSTAEQVESPELSAEVALAVSPFPFVEAVLVHEPGQRLVADCELDVEKHRFLQDHTFLGRRLSADEPDLIALPVLPMAGMLELLAEAAARLVPAYQVVAMSDVRTLRWVTFESDTRRLRIEANRTDEFTVRVALYEADVEGMAAAIAEGTVELAPTSASLGTPQVADRARTSVDWADDIYGWILFHGPAFHGVARLECCDADAVRATVHEPDATRLFASADPPALCVPMALIDVATQVPGMIYGRWHPDDSEVHMVYPNSFERLEFTELPPDEPLTCVATARREGQHLLTDLEVKTARDEVVLRIMGRRCQVVDFPTPIHHQSKSPTEVTCSRAISDLFAGVPGIEDCVVAEVARIQNPVLMERLWSQVLGRIILGREERRIFRELKTPPRETASWLMGRIAAKDAVRLRARTPLYLADVGILPDEFGRPLVRLSHGDAPHVSISHKGLEAVAVAAGAGSFRGAGIDMELAKPMPPELVEDTFTTAERALLDAAAAATGESPDLWYLSGWAAKESFGKALGRGVIGGPRTVAIQQIDAPRGTLWMDLHGPMAEAFPEFVSTPNRPVRLAAHRRIRENRVIALCLLPREV